Proteins encoded by one window of Streptomyces sp. LX-29:
- a CDS encoding extracellular solute-binding protein → MKRGLIAATGVVAMLVSVAACGSSDDKDEKSGADGFKGETLTLWAMDGSAPEGWTKAVQAEFEKKTGAKLKIEIQQWNGIQQKVTTALSESSPPDVIEIGNTHTPAYAQTGGLAELGDLKKTIGADWSASLNKSAVYDGKQYAAPWFAASRVVIYNKKVWADAGIKETPRTRADFFKALEAIEKKTDAEPIYMPGQNWYFFDGLTIGAGAELVKKDGDTWVSNLADPKVGKAMDIYKQYQSFSKAPKDKDEATPQQAEIFAKGKTGAFIGMGWEAATAIKANPAIEKEIGYFTIPGETADKPEGVFLGGSNLAVAAGSEKQELAEEFLKIALSDAFEGQLAKEGGVIPNKESLQTVLKGNAPAEAAAPAAKSGGTTPLIPEWAAVENPPNPIKTYMTAVLNGKSHAEAAESVEDELNKRLSQEQ, encoded by the coding sequence GTGAAGCGTGGGCTCATAGCGGCGACGGGTGTCGTGGCCATGCTGGTGAGCGTCGCGGCCTGTGGGTCCAGCGACGACAAGGACGAGAAGTCGGGGGCGGACGGCTTCAAGGGCGAGACGCTCACGCTCTGGGCCATGGACGGGTCCGCCCCCGAGGGCTGGACCAAGGCCGTGCAGGCCGAGTTCGAGAAGAAGACCGGCGCCAAGCTGAAGATCGAGATCCAGCAGTGGAACGGCATCCAGCAGAAGGTGACCACCGCGCTGTCGGAGTCGAGCCCGCCGGACGTCATCGAGATCGGCAACACCCACACCCCCGCCTACGCGCAGACCGGTGGCCTCGCCGAACTGGGCGACCTCAAGAAGACGATCGGGGCGGACTGGTCCGCGTCGCTCAACAAGTCCGCGGTCTACGACGGCAAGCAGTACGCCGCCCCGTGGTTCGCGGCCAGCCGGGTGGTCATCTACAACAAGAAGGTCTGGGCGGACGCCGGGATCAAGGAGACGCCCAGGACGCGCGCCGACTTCTTCAAGGCGCTGGAGGCGATCGAGAAGAAGACGGACGCCGAGCCGATCTACATGCCGGGCCAGAACTGGTACTTCTTCGACGGTCTCACCATCGGCGCCGGCGCCGAGCTGGTCAAGAAGGACGGCGACACCTGGGTCTCCAACCTCGCCGACCCCAAGGTCGGCAAGGCGATGGACATCTACAAGCAGTACCAGTCCTTCAGCAAGGCGCCCAAGGACAAGGACGAGGCCACCCCGCAGCAGGCCGAGATCTTCGCCAAGGGCAAGACCGGCGCCTTCATCGGCATGGGCTGGGAGGCGGCCACCGCCATCAAGGCCAACCCGGCCATCGAGAAGGAGATCGGCTACTTCACCATTCCGGGTGAGACCGCCGACAAGCCCGAGGGCGTCTTCCTCGGCGGCTCCAACCTCGCCGTCGCCGCCGGCAGCGAGAAGCAGGAGCTGGCCGAGGAGTTCCTGAAGATCGCGCTCTCCGACGCCTTCGAGGGCCAGCTGGCCAAGGAGGGCGGGGTGATTCCGAACAAGGAGTCGCTGCAGACCGTCCTCAAGGGCAACGCCCCGGCCGAGGCCGCCGCGCCGGCCGCCAAGAGCGGTGGCACCACCCCGCTGATCCCGGAGTGGGCCGCGGTGGAGAACCCGCCGAACCCGATCAAGACCTATATGACCGCGGTGCTGAACGGCAAGTCGCACGCGGAAGCCGCCGAGTCGGTCGAGGACGAGCTGAACAAGCGCCTCAGCCAGGAGCAGTAA
- a CDS encoding GntR family transcriptional regulator, giving the protein MDTEEPTTEGGAGANGTARTARVPKYYRLKRHLLEMTETLPPGTPVPPERTLAAEFDTSRTTVRQALQELVVEGRLERIQGKGTFVAKPKVSQALQLTSYTEDMKAQGLEPTSQLLDIGYVTANDRLAGLLDIAPGGRVLRIERLRLASGEPMAIETTHLSAKRFPALRRSLVKYSSLYTALAEVYDVRLAEAEETIETSLATPREAGLLGTDVGLPMLMLSRHSLDTNGQPVEWVRSVYRGDRYKFVARLQRPGE; this is encoded by the coding sequence ATGGACACCGAAGAGCCCACGACCGAGGGCGGAGCGGGCGCCAACGGGACGGCGCGCACCGCCCGCGTGCCCAAGTACTACCGCCTCAAGCGGCACTTGCTGGAGATGACGGAGACGCTCCCGCCGGGCACTCCGGTCCCACCCGAGCGCACGCTGGCCGCCGAGTTCGACACCTCCCGCACCACGGTGCGCCAGGCCCTGCAGGAGCTGGTGGTGGAGGGGCGCCTGGAGCGCATCCAGGGCAAGGGGACGTTTGTCGCCAAACCAAAGGTCTCCCAGGCGCTCCAGCTGACCTCCTACACGGAGGACATGAAGGCCCAGGGCCTGGAGCCCACCTCGCAGCTGCTGGACATCGGCTATGTCACCGCCAACGACCGGCTCGCCGGGCTGCTGGACATCGCCCCGGGCGGCCGGGTGCTGCGCATCGAGCGGCTGCGGCTGGCCAGCGGCGAGCCGATGGCGATCGAGACCACCCATCTGTCCGCCAAGCGCTTCCCGGCGCTGCGGCGCAGCCTGGTGAAGTACTCCTCCCTGTACACGGCGCTCGCCGAGGTGTACGACGTGCGCCTGGCGGAGGCGGAGGAGACCATCGAGACCTCGCTGGCCACGCCCCGCGAGGCCGGGCTGCTGGGCACCGACGTGGGGCTGCCCATGCTGATGCTCTCCCGCCACTCGCTGGACACCAACGGCCAACCGGTGGAGTGGGTGCGCTCGGTCTACCGGGGCGACCGCTACAAGTTCGTGGCCCGGCTGCAACGCCCCGGCGAGTGA
- a CDS encoding DUF3311 domain-containing protein, protein MPATTRPSGSRDTRPVITPSRVVAGVCLFVPFVAMLWVDSYARTDPSFIGIPFFYWYQMLWVLISAVLTTVAYVLVRREQRAARAAREAGAER, encoded by the coding sequence ATGCCAGCCACCACCCGACCATCCGGGTCACGGGACACAAGACCGGTCATCACGCCCTCGCGCGTGGTGGCCGGCGTCTGTCTGTTCGTTCCGTTCGTCGCGATGCTGTGGGTCGACTCGTACGCCAGGACGGACCCGTCCTTCATCGGCATCCCGTTCTTCTACTGGTACCAGATGCTGTGGGTGCTGATATCGGCCGTGCTCACGACCGTCGCCTATGTCCTGGTCCGCCGGGAGCAGCGGGCGGCGCGGGCCGCGCGTGAGGCGGGGGCGGAGCGATGA